The Flaviramulus sp. BrNp1-15 genome has a window encoding:
- a CDS encoding DUF4175 family protein has translation MSNFKNIQNKLEAFIRRYYTNELLKGAILFFAIGLLYFLFTLFVEHVLWLNTTARSILFWLFIAVELALLVKFVFIPLARLFKLQKGINYEDASKIIGQHFPEVNDKLLNVLQLNKTTSMSELLLASIEQKSLELNPVPFKLAINFKKNVGYLKYAAIPVLILILTFFTGNFNWFSDSYERVIHYKTAYEPPAPFEFFVVNDNMNAIENKDFKLIVKTAGEVTPESAQIVYNNETYYLQQKDIGEFEYVFSKPKEAITFRLNANDVTSKPYTINVVETPSILGFQMVLDYPNYTKKRDEVLKSTGNALVPEGTLVKWQLTTKATDQVQLYSKDTINFNADKSGVFEASKRLYNNYNYTLSTSNKNLNNYENLAFAIDVVKDEYPEINLRVEKDSLDLQTLYFYGQISDDYGFNKLQLVYYPSDNESDKKHEPIPISNSNVSEFISAFPNNLNIKPGVSYDLYFQVFDNDLVNKYKSAKSNVITYRKRTQQEEEQKQLQVQSETIKDLNKSLERFNEQEKQLEELTKTQKEKSDLNFNDQKKLESFFKRQKQQDDMMKNFNKKLKDNLEEFQKDNLKEDTFKEDLKERLKQNEEKLQQDEKLLEELKKVQEKISKEQLIDKLEELAKQNKNKKRSLEQLLELTKRFYVENKLNKLNNDLMKLAIDQERLSNKIEEENTKEKQDSLNKQFENFKKDIEELEKESKALKKPIDIPRDRLDEKEVENEQKNASEELGKKEKDQPSDKEKNDPNENQKSNENLKNAQKSQKKAAQKMKQMSQQMQSSMQAGGGEQMEEDVEMLRQILDNLVLFSFDQEALMNQFKAIEVNHNKFASYLKKQNNLREHFEHVDDSLFALSLRQPKLSEQVNKEITEVYYNIDKALSLLAENQLYQGISNQQFTITAANNLANFLSDVLDNMQESMSMSAGKGGEGDMQLPDIIMSQDELNKMMEEGMKKGEQGKPQKGEGKQEGEGEKEGEKGKDGNKGKEGQQQGKEGNKSGGEGEGTNEDVNGLLYEIYQQQQQLRQALQDKLAKEGRSGNGDALVRRMEEIELDLLNKGFTNQTLKKMMQLKHQLLKLENATFQQGEDNKRESETNNNNFNNNTNNQIPIAKQYFKTTEILNRQALPLQQVYKKKVQTYFKKDND, from the coding sequence TTGAGCAATTTTAAAAACATACAAAATAAACTAGAAGCATTTATTAGACGATATTATACTAATGAATTGCTTAAAGGCGCTATTTTGTTTTTTGCTATTGGGTTGTTGTATTTTCTGTTCACCCTTTTTGTAGAGCATGTTTTATGGCTAAACACAACAGCCAGAAGCATTTTGTTTTGGCTGTTTATTGCTGTAGAGTTGGCGCTACTTGTAAAGTTTGTGTTTATTCCATTAGCTAGATTATTCAAACTTCAAAAAGGAATTAATTACGAAGATGCTTCAAAAATAATAGGACAGCATTTTCCTGAGGTTAATGATAAGTTGTTAAATGTGCTTCAACTTAACAAAACCACTTCTATGTCTGAATTATTGCTGGCGAGTATCGAGCAAAAATCATTAGAACTTAACCCTGTCCCTTTTAAATTGGCAATCAATTTTAAAAAGAATGTTGGTTATTTAAAATACGCAGCAATACCTGTTTTAATTCTTATTCTTACTTTTTTTACTGGAAACTTTAATTGGTTTAGCGATAGTTATGAGCGCGTAATACATTACAAAACAGCTTACGAACCACCAGCTCCTTTTGAGTTTTTTGTTGTGAACGACAACATGAATGCTATTGAGAATAAAGATTTTAAACTTATTGTAAAAACAGCAGGGGAAGTAACTCCAGAAAGTGCGCAAATAGTATATAATAATGAAACGTATTATTTGCAACAAAAAGACATTGGTGAGTTTGAGTATGTGTTTTCTAAACCTAAAGAAGCGATTACCTTCAGGTTAAACGCTAATGATGTAACATCAAAACCTTACACTATTAATGTTGTTGAAACACCATCTATTTTAGGGTTTCAAATGGTTTTAGACTATCCTAATTATACAAAAAAGAGAGATGAAGTTTTAAAAAGTACAGGAAACGCTTTGGTTCCAGAAGGCACACTGGTTAAATGGCAACTTACAACCAAAGCGACAGATCAGGTTCAATTATATTCCAAAGACACTATAAATTTTAATGCTGACAAGTCTGGTGTTTTTGAAGCTTCTAAGCGTCTTTACAACAATTACAATTATACATTAAGTACAAGTAATAAAAACTTAAATAATTATGAGAATTTAGCTTTTGCGATAGATGTTGTAAAAGATGAATATCCTGAAATTAATCTTAGAGTTGAAAAAGATAGTCTGGATTTGCAAACGCTATATTTTTACGGACAAATAAGTGATGATTATGGTTTTAATAAACTTCAATTAGTGTATTATCCTTCTGATAATGAAAGCGATAAGAAGCATGAACCCATACCAATTTCAAATTCTAACGTATCAGAATTCATTAGTGCCTTTCCAAATAATTTAAATATTAAACCTGGAGTTTCTTACGATTTATATTTTCAAGTATTTGATAATGATTTGGTTAATAAGTATAAAAGCGCAAAAAGCAATGTAATTACTTATAGAAAACGTACACAACAAGAAGAAGAACAAAAGCAACTTCAAGTACAAAGTGAAACAATTAAAGATTTAAATAAATCTTTAGAACGGTTTAATGAACAAGAAAAACAATTAGAGGAATTAACTAAAACTCAAAAAGAGAAATCAGATTTAAATTTTAATGATCAAAAGAAGTTGGAATCATTTTTTAAACGTCAGAAGCAACAAGACGACATGATGAAAAACTTCAACAAAAAGCTAAAAGATAATTTAGAAGAGTTTCAAAAAGATAATTTAAAGGAAGACACATTTAAAGAAGATTTAAAAGAGCGTCTAAAACAAAACGAAGAAAAACTTCAGCAAGATGAAAAGTTATTAGAAGAGCTAAAAAAAGTTCAAGAAAAAATTAGCAAGGAACAGTTAATAGATAAGTTAGAAGAACTGGCTAAACAAAACAAAAACAAAAAACGCAGTTTAGAACAGTTGCTAGAATTAACAAAACGTTTTTATGTTGAAAACAAATTAAATAAATTGAATAATGATTTGATGAAACTAGCTATTGATCAAGAAAGGCTTTCTAACAAAATAGAAGAAGAAAACACGAAAGAGAAACAAGATAGTTTAAACAAACAGTTTGAAAATTTTAAAAAAGATATTGAAGAATTAGAAAAAGAGAGCAAGGCTTTAAAGAAACCAATTGATATACCTAGAGATAGATTAGATGAAAAAGAAGTTGAAAACGAACAAAAAAATGCTTCGGAAGAATTAGGGAAAAAGGAAAAAGATCAACCTTCAGATAAAGAAAAAAACGATCCTAATGAAAACCAAAAGAGTAATGAGAATTTAAAAAACGCTCAAAAAAGCCAAAAGAAAGCTGCTCAAAAAATGAAACAAATGAGCCAACAAATGCAAAGTTCTATGCAAGCAGGAGGAGGTGAACAAATGGAAGAAGATGTAGAAATGTTACGTCAAATTTTAGACAACCTTGTTTTGTTTTCTTTTGATCAAGAAGCGTTAATGAATCAGTTTAAAGCTATAGAAGTTAACCACAATAAGTTTGCATCTTATTTAAAAAAGCAAAATAATTTACGCGAACATTTTGAACATGTAGACGATAGCTTGTTTGCATTGTCTTTACGTCAACCAAAATTATCTGAACAAGTTAATAAAGAAATAACCGAGGTGTATTATAACATAGACAAAGCTTTAAGTCTATTGGCAGAAAACCAATTATATCAAGGTATCTCTAACCAACAATTTACAATCACAGCAGCAAATAATCTAGCCAACTTTTTAAGTGATGTTTTAGATAACATGCAAGAAAGTATGAGTATGTCTGCTGGCAAAGGAGGAGAAGGCGATATGCAGCTTCCAGATATTATTATGAGTCAGGATGAGCTTAATAAAATGATGGAAGAAGGTATGAAGAAAGGAGAACAGGGAAAACCTCAAAAAGGAGAAGGAAAACAAGAGGGAGAAGGTGAAAAAGAAGGAGAAAAAGGGAAAGATGGAAATAAAGGTAAGGAAGGACAACAACAAGGTAAAGAAGGAAATAAAAGCGGAGGTGAAGGTGAAGGCACTAACGAAGATGTTAATGGTTTGCTTTACGAGATTTATCAACAACAGCAACAATTACGACAAGCGTTGCAAGATAAATTAGCCAAAGAAGGAAGGAGTGGTAATGGAGATGCTCTCGTTAGAAGAATGGAAGAGATAGAATTAGATTTATTGAATAAAGGTTTCACAAATCAAACACTTAAAAAAATGATGCAATTAAAGCATCAATTATTAAAATTAGAAAACGCTACTTTCCAACAAGGAGAAGATAATAAACGTGAATCTGAAACTAACAACAATAATTTCAATAACAATACTAATAATCAAATTCCAATAGCTAAACAATATTTTAAAACCACTGAAATATTAAATAGACAAGCTTTACCTTTGCAGCAAGTTTACAAAAAGAAAGTGCAAACGTATTTTAAAAAGGACAATGATTAA
- the mnmG gene encoding tRNA uridine-5-carboxymethylaminomethyl(34) synthesis enzyme MnmG, whose amino-acid sequence MFNEVYDVIVVGGGHAGSEAAAAAANMGSKTLLVTMNLQNIAQMSCNPAMGGIAKGQIVREIDALGGYSGIVSDTSAIQFKMLNKSKGPAMWSPRVQSDRMRFAEDWRLLLEGTPNLDFYQEMVSGLLIEKDKVVGVKTSLGVEIKAKSVVLTNGTFLNGLIHIGDKNFGGGRAGEKAATGITEQLVDLGFDSGRMKTGTPPRVDGRSLDYSKMIEQPGDDNPEKFSYLDITKPLEKQRSCHMTYTSELVHDLLREGFDRSPMFNGRIKSIGPRYCPSIEDKINRFADKDRHQLFIEPEGWNTVEVYVNGFSTSLPEDIQFKALRSVAGFENVKFFRPGYAIEYDYFPPTQLKHTLETKLVAGLYFAGQINGTTGYEEAASQGLMAGINASLKVKEKDPFTLKRDEAYIGVLVDDLITKGTEEPYRMFTSRAEYRTLLRQDNADLRLTPKGYELGLASEKRLKRMEEKHEAAEKFVNFFAETSVKPEEINPILEDKNSSKVNQSGKLFKIFARPNIEMDDVRKVKSVEDYIQENNLDNEVIEQAEIQVKYSGYIAKEKNNADKLSRLEYVKIPENFDYSQIKSMSFEAREKLKKVQPTTVSQASRISGVSPNDISVLLVYMGR is encoded by the coding sequence ATGTTTAACGAAGTTTATGATGTTATAGTAGTTGGAGGTGGGCACGCTGGTAGCGAAGCTGCTGCTGCTGCTGCAAATATGGGAAGCAAAACTTTGCTTGTTACCATGAACTTACAAAACATTGCGCAAATGTCTTGCAATCCTGCCATGGGAGGAATTGCTAAAGGACAAATTGTACGAGAGATTGATGCGCTTGGTGGTTATAGTGGAATTGTTTCTGATACTTCTGCTATTCAGTTTAAAATGCTGAATAAGTCTAAAGGACCTGCAATGTGGAGCCCGAGGGTTCAGAGTGATAGAATGCGTTTTGCAGAAGACTGGAGATTGCTTTTAGAAGGAACGCCTAATCTTGATTTTTATCAAGAAATGGTTTCTGGTTTATTGATAGAAAAGGATAAAGTTGTTGGGGTCAAAACTTCTTTAGGAGTTGAAATAAAAGCTAAGTCTGTTGTGCTTACAAACGGAACTTTTTTAAATGGTTTAATTCATATTGGTGACAAGAATTTTGGTGGAGGTAGAGCTGGTGAAAAAGCAGCAACTGGAATTACAGAACAGCTAGTTGATTTAGGTTTTGATTCTGGAAGAATGAAAACAGGAACACCGCCAAGAGTAGATGGAAGAAGTTTAGATTATTCTAAAATGATTGAGCAGCCTGGAGATGATAATCCTGAAAAGTTTTCTTATTTGGATATAACTAAACCGTTAGAAAAACAACGCTCTTGTCACATGACTTATACAAGCGAATTAGTTCATGATTTGTTGCGAGAAGGGTTTGATAGATCGCCAATGTTTAATGGTAGAATTAAAAGTATTGGGCCTCGTTATTGTCCTTCCATAGAAGATAAGATTAATCGTTTTGCAGATAAAGATAGACATCAATTATTTATTGAACCTGAAGGATGGAATACTGTTGAGGTTTATGTAAATGGGTTCTCAACATCGCTTCCAGAAGATATTCAATTTAAAGCGTTACGTTCTGTGGCTGGTTTTGAAAACGTTAAGTTTTTTAGACCTGGTTATGCTATAGAATATGATTATTTCCCACCAACACAATTAAAGCACACTTTAGAAACTAAGTTGGTTGCTGGGTTGTATTTTGCTGGTCAAATAAATGGTACAACCGGATATGAAGAAGCAGCGTCTCAAGGATTAATGGCTGGAATAAATGCTAGTTTAAAAGTTAAAGAAAAGGATCCTTTTACTTTAAAAAGAGACGAAGCTTATATTGGTGTTTTGGTTGATGATTTAATTACAAAAGGCACAGAAGAGCCTTATCGTATGTTTACTTCCAGAGCAGAATATAGAACATTATTACGACAAGATAATGCTGATTTAAGATTAACACCAAAAGGTTATGAGCTCGGTTTAGCTTCCGAAAAGAGATTAAAAAGAATGGAGGAGAAGCACGAAGCTGCAGAAAAGTTTGTTAATTTTTTTGCTGAGACAAGTGTAAAACCAGAAGAAATTAATCCGATTTTAGAAGACAAAAATTCATCAAAAGTAAATCAATCTGGTAAGCTGTTTAAAATATTTGCGCGTCCAAATATTGAGATGGATGATGTTAGAAAAGTTAAATCTGTTGAAGATTATATTCAAGAAAATAATCTCGACAATGAAGTTATTGAGCAAGCTGAAATACAAGTAAAATATTCTGGATATATAGCTAAGGAAAAAAATAATGCTGATAAATTAAGCAGATTAGAGTATGTGAAAATCCCTGAAAATTTTGACTACTCACAAATTAAATCTATGAGTTTTGAAGCACGTGAAAAGCTGAAAAAAGTTCAGCCAACTACAGTGTCTCAAGCATCAAGAATTAGTGGTGTTTCTCCTAACGATATTTCTGTGTTATTAGTTTATATGGGAAGATAG
- the gltX gene encoding glutamate--tRNA ligase, with product MLKNVRVRFAPSPTGPLHIGGVRTALFNYLFAKKHNGTFVLRIEDTDQNRYVEGAEQYIIDALNWCGIPFDEGPNKNEKFGPYRQSERKHLYKQYADKLIASGDAYYAFDTTEDLDFHRKDHEAKGKTFIYNWHNREKGRLVNSLVLSKEEVEKRITNGDDYVIRFKSPQDETLHLKDIIRGDIKIDTNILDDKVLFKSDGMPTYHLANIVDDHLMEISHVIRGEEWLPSLALHYQLYKAFGWEDPEFAHLPLILKPTGKGKLSKRDGDKLGFPVFPLQWKSPEGEISRGYKEDGYFPEAMVNFLAFLGWNPGTEQEIFSLNELINAFELERVHKAGARFDPDKIKWFNHHYMQEHNNDELAEKFQASQPELKDIDINYVSMVVGLIKERATFVSDFWELSSFFFTNPKGYAEKAAKKAWKEDTDDIMKELASIINNTESDSAEHLQAVVKEWITNKGIGFGKVMQPLRLALVGDLKGPDLFQIMFMIGRDATVRRIELAIDSF from the coding sequence ATGTTAAAAAACGTTCGCGTGCGTTTTGCACCAAGCCCAACAGGACCTTTACACATAGGTGGAGTTCGTACGGCATTATTCAATTATTTATTTGCTAAAAAGCATAACGGGACTTTTGTTCTAAGAATAGAAGATACCGATCAAAACAGATATGTTGAAGGCGCAGAACAATATATAATCGACGCACTTAATTGGTGCGGAATTCCATTTGATGAAGGCCCAAATAAGAATGAAAAATTTGGTCCTTACAGACAAAGCGAACGCAAACATTTATACAAGCAATATGCCGATAAATTAATTGCTTCGGGTGATGCTTATTATGCTTTTGATACTACTGAAGATTTAGATTTTCACAGAAAAGATCACGAAGCAAAAGGAAAAACCTTTATTTATAATTGGCACAACAGAGAAAAAGGGCGTTTGGTTAACTCTTTAGTACTTTCTAAAGAAGAGGTTGAAAAACGTATAACAAACGGTGACGATTATGTGATTCGTTTTAAAAGTCCACAGGATGAAACATTGCACCTTAAAGATATTATTCGAGGTGATATTAAAATAGACACGAACATTTTAGATGATAAAGTATTATTTAAAAGCGATGGTATGCCAACCTATCATTTAGCAAATATTGTTGATGATCATTTAATGGAAATCTCGCATGTTATTCGTGGTGAAGAGTGGTTGCCTTCTCTAGCGTTACACTATCAATTATATAAAGCATTTGGTTGGGAAGATCCAGAATTTGCGCATTTACCGCTTATTTTAAAACCAACAGGAAAAGGAAAATTAAGCAAGCGTGATGGTGATAAATTAGGCTTTCCTGTATTTCCTTTACAATGGAAATCACCTGAAGGTGAGATTTCAAGAGGATATAAAGAAGATGGATATTTCCCAGAAGCTATGGTAAACTTTCTAGCCTTTTTAGGTTGGAATCCTGGAACAGAGCAAGAAATATTCAGTTTAAACGAACTAATAAATGCTTTTGAATTAGAACGTGTGCATAAAGCAGGTGCTCGTTTTGATCCAGATAAAATTAAATGGTTTAATCATCATTATATGCAAGAGCATAACAATGATGAACTTGCAGAAAAGTTTCAAGCATCTCAACCAGAACTTAAAGATATCGACATTAATTATGTGTCAATGGTTGTTGGGTTAATTAAAGAACGTGCAACCTTTGTTAGCGATTTCTGGGAATTGAGTAGTTTCTTCTTTACGAATCCAAAAGGTTATGCTGAAAAAGCAGCAAAAAAGGCTTGGAAAGAAGATACCGATGATATTATGAAAGAATTAGCATCAATCATAAATAATACAGAATCTGATTCTGCAGAACATCTTCAAGCAGTAGTTAAGGAATGGATTACAAATAAAGGTATTGGTTTTGGAAAAGTTATGCAACCACTTAGATTAGCGCTGGTTGGCGACTTAAAAGGTCCCGATTTATTTCAAATTATGTTTATGATAGGACGAGATGCAACCGTTAGAAGAATAGAATTGGCTATAGATAGTTTTTAA
- the ybeY gene encoding rRNA maturation RNase YbeY — translation MINFNYETEFSLDSEEQLSNWIIDTISSESHKLEEINYIFCDDKYLHKLNVEFLNHDTLTDIISFDYSVGKIIQGDIFISVERVAENAKDFGVSFEEELHRVIIHGVLHYCGYKDKSEEDAQVMRSKENHYLKQLV, via the coding sequence ATGATTAATTTCAACTACGAAACAGAATTTTCTTTAGATTCAGAAGAACAATTATCTAATTGGATTATCGATACAATTTCGTCAGAATCTCATAAGCTTGAAGAAATCAATTATATTTTTTGTGATGACAAATATTTACATAAATTAAATGTAGAGTTTTTAAATCATGACACATTAACGGATATAATTAGTTTTGATTACTCCGTGGGAAAAATTATACAAGGCGATATTTTTATTTCTGTTGAACGTGTTGCAGAAAATGCCAAAGATTTTGGGGTTTCTTTTGAAGAAGAATTACACAGAGTTATCATTCATGGTGTTTTACATTATTGTGGATATAAAGATAAATCTGAGGAAGATGCTCAAGTGATGCGAAGCAAAGAAAACCACTACCTAAAACAGTTAGTTTAG
- a CDS encoding alkane 1-monooxygenase, producing MKDLKYLAAFTIPLAAFISLQYRGYLSYITPFYAFVVIPVLELMFPIDNTNVSENESESLKTKKIFDWLLYLNLPIVYGLLIFGLFTISTTALETYEFIGLILSIGIVLGVNGINVAHELGHRQTTNERFLGKALLLPALYMHFYIEHNYGHHLHAATKEDPATARYNQSVYSFWFTSVFRQYVSAWKIQKKLLINNNLSATSLKNDMLWYAFLQLFYLAIITFFFGTTGFIFALFSAISGFILLETVNYIEHYGLLRLKTKSGRYERVKEIHSWNSNHVIGRIVLYELTRHSDHHYKTSKKYQLLDCHDESPQMPFGYPTSMVLSLIPPLWFKIMNKRIPKEMNLAKS from the coding sequence ATGAAAGATTTAAAATATTTAGCCGCTTTTACTATTCCTTTAGCCGCTTTTATTAGCTTACAATACAGAGGGTATTTATCTTATATAACGCCTTTTTATGCCTTTGTTGTTATTCCTGTTTTAGAGTTAATGTTTCCAATAGATAATACAAATGTTTCCGAAAACGAATCGGAATCTTTAAAAACTAAAAAGATCTTCGATTGGTTACTCTATCTTAATTTACCTATTGTTTATGGCTTGCTCATTTTTGGCTTATTCACTATTTCAACAACAGCTTTAGAAACTTATGAGTTTATAGGACTCATTCTTTCTATAGGTATTGTTTTGGGTGTAAACGGAATAAACGTAGCACACGAATTGGGACACCGACAAACTACAAATGAGCGCTTTTTAGGGAAAGCATTATTACTTCCTGCGTTGTATATGCATTTTTATATTGAACACAATTACGGGCATCATTTACACGCGGCAACTAAAGAAGATCCTGCAACGGCAAGATATAACCAAAGCGTATATTCGTTCTGGTTTACATCGGTTTTTAGACAATATGTAAGTGCATGGAAAATTCAAAAAAAGCTATTAATAAACAACAATTTAAGTGCAACCTCATTAAAAAATGATATGCTTTGGTATGCTTTTTTACAGCTTTTCTATTTGGCTATTATTACATTTTTCTTTGGAACCACAGGCTTTATTTTTGCTTTGTTTTCAGCAATTTCTGGATTTATACTTCTAGAAACAGTAAACTATATAGAGCATTATGGTTTATTACGTTTAAAAACTAAATCTGGCAGATACGAACGCGTAAAAGAAATTCATTCCTGGAATTCTAACCATGTTATAGGTAGAATAGTTTTATATGAATTAACCCGACACAGCGATCATCATTACAAAACTTCAAAAAAGTATCAACTTTTAGACTGTCATGACGAAAGTCCGCAAATGCCATTTGGTTACCCAACATCAATGGTTTTGTCTCTTATTCCTCCCCTTTGGTTTAAAATTATGAATAAACGCATTCCAAAGGAAATGAATCTAGCAAAAAGTTAA